In Choloepus didactylus isolate mChoDid1 chromosome 6, mChoDid1.pri, whole genome shotgun sequence, one DNA window encodes the following:
- the LOC119537483 gene encoding olfactory receptor 4C16-like, translating into MQLHNNVTEFILLGLTQDPFRRKVVFVVFLLFYLGILLGNLLIIVTIKTSRALGSPMYFFLFYLSLSDTCFCTSIAPRMIVDALSKKTTISFNECIIQVFSLHFFGCLEIFILILMANDRYVAICKPLHYTTIMNRRVCSLLVAGAWVGSCVHSLTQIFLALSLSFCGPNVIDHYFCDLQPLLKLACADTYVINLLLVPNSGAICTVSFVMLMFSYVIILHSLRNHSAEERRKALSTCISHIMVVILFFVPCIFIYTRPATTFPMDKMIAVFYTIGTPLLNPLIYTLRNAEVKNAMRNLWSKTLISYDKR; encoded by the coding sequence ATGCAGCTGCATAATAATGTGACTGAGTTCATTCTGCTTGGGTTGACCCAGGATCCTTTTAGGAGGAAAGTAGTATTTGttgttttcttacttttctaCTTGGGGATCTTGCTGGGTAACTTACTGATTATTGTCACCATCAAGACAAGCCGGGCACTTGGGAGTCCaatgtacttcttccttttctacttATCCTTGTCTGATACCTGCTTCTGTACTTCCATAGCCCCTAGAATGATTGTAGATGCCCTTTCAAAGAAGACCACTATCTCTTTCAATGAGTGCATAATCCAAGTCTTTTCACTCCATTTCTTTGGCTGCCTGGAGATCTTCATCCTTATCCTCATGGCcaatgaccgctatgtggccatctgtaagccCCTGCACTATACAACCATCATGAACCGGCGAGTCTGCAGTTTGTTGGTGGCTGGGGCCTGGGTGGGATCCTGTGTGCATTCTTTGACTCAGATTTTTCTGGCCTTAAGTTTATCTTTCTGTGGTCCCAATGTGATTGACCACTATTTTTGTGACTTGCAGCCTTTGTTGAAACTTGCCTGTGCAGACACCTATGTGATCAATTTATTATTGGTGCCCAATAGTGGGGCCATTTGCACAGTGAGTTTTGTCATGTTGATGTTCTCCTATGTCATTATTTTGCATTCTCTGAGAAACCACAGTgctgaagagaggagaaaagcccTCTCCACCTGCATCTCCCACATCATGGTGGTCATCTTGTTCTTTGTTCcttgcatatttatatatacacgcCCTGCAACCACCTTCCCCATGGATAAGATGATAGCTGTGTTTTATACAATTGGAACACCTTTGCTCAACCCTCTGATTTACACACTGAGGAATGCAGAAGTAAAAAATGCCATGAGGAATTTATGGAGCAAGACATTGATATCATATGACAAAAGATGA